One Corynebacterium aurimucosum genomic window, GGGGAGCTGGGTGCACCGACACCCAATGTCTCTTATTCATGTGGTAGCCGGGCGTGATGAAGGAGTGCTCGCTACGCAACGCTTCTGCATCCAGGGGATCGGCCTTGAGGATGGCCTGCTGGCGGCCAGTGACCGCAGTGAGAAGGAGGAAGACCTTGCCGCGCACCTTAAACACGTCCCAGTCTGGTCCAAAAGGATGCGTCAGCGTGGCGCCAGGGAGTTCCATGGCGTGGGCGGTGGCACTGGAGTGAAGGTCCAGGGCGCTGGAGCCGCTTGAGCAGGAGTTCATGTGAACCAGACTAGGTGAAAACAGGCTTAAGGGACATTTCGTGTGGATAAACCGATACGGATTCCTGGGGCAGCCTGGGATAATGCGGTGATCTTGATTTTGGATCGGTTCCAACGGCCCGATCTGTGAAATCAACACTGGATAGTCCTAGGTCTGTGATAGGAGGACTGCTGCTGGTGCGGTAAGGCCAATTCCTATGGCTAATAGGAATCGGCCGTCGTGTGACGTGTGCGGCCATGGACTGGTTAAGAACGGCAAGACCGCGGCAGGAACCCAACGCTGGCTATGTCCTAAATGCAACGTTTCATCGATTAATACCCGCGCACACGCCAGCGAGATTCGGCATTTCAAAATCTTTATTGACTGGATTCTCTCCGGCGAATCTGCAGACCATTTAGCCAAGCGCCTTGGGGTAACAAGGCGGACTTTGACCCGGTGGTTTAAGCTGCTGTGGTTTATCACCGTGCCCACTTCTTCTGACCCCTATCGTGTTTACGATCAGGTCTTTATCGACGGCACCTACTTTCACAAGAAATGCCTGTTGGTAGCCTGCACCAATACACACGTCATCGCCTGGCATTGGTGCCTGCGTGAAAGCTCATACGAGTACCTGAAACTGCTCGACAAAATCGCGCAACCACTCATCGTCACCACCGACGGGGCAGGCGGAGCGCTCAAGGCACTGCGCACTAAATGGCCCGACGTTGCCATTCAGCGCTGCCTAGTTCACGTCCAGCGCAACACTTTTGCTGATATCAGCCGCAACCCGATTCACCCAGCGCATAAAGCAATCCGGAAACTGGGCTACATGCTTGTCCAAGTACGCAACCGTGAAGATGCTGCGCGGTTTACAGCTGCAGTCCACCACACCCGCATTACCTTTGCTGATTGGCTTAAAGAGCGAACCTACCGCAGTGCTATACCGGCAGGCCAAGTACCGAAATGGGTCAGCCCCAACCAGAAATGGTGGTACACCCACCGCAACGCCCGCAGGGCTCTAAAACGGCTAGAAAAGCTCATCCACGCCGGACAATTATTTACCTTCCTTGACCCGCCTGAAGGTGTCACGCAAGACTTAAAAGCCACCACGAACCTGCTGGAAGGCGGCATCAACAAACAACTCAAAGACTTAGCCGGAAACCATCGTGGCATGTTCGATGAGCATCAGCGCATCACCATGGACTGGTGGCTCTACACCCACACCGAAGACCCTGTAGCGCCACTGGAGTTAGCCAAGCAACAAGACTTCGGACGCCAAGGAGAAAAAGCAGCACGCGCAGCCTGGGCAAGAGAAGAACTCACACGACGCGGCCACCCAGACGGGCGACCAGCCACATACGACATCCACATCGACAGCGAATGGAACCCCAGCTTAGGCATAAGAAAAGGCTGGGCCGGACGCTCCTAAATCCACACGAAATGTCCCTTAGTGCGACACGCCGCAAATCCACACGAAATGTCCCTTAAGCCTGAAAACACCGTTGGGCCCCGTCCTCCGATTCCTCGGGGAGGGGCCCAACGGCGTCTCTATCAAGTCCCTCCAACTATCAGCCATTGGCCGCCCTCTGGAGGGTGAGGGGTTCTCTCTCGCATGCGCTCTCTCAAACGCACAAGACAAAGTATGGCGGGCGACGCTGGAATCACCTTGTGCTCTCCCTGGCAGTTTTCTGCTAGTCAAAACTGGCCCTAATCAAAGCGTGCGGGACGCTTCTCCAGAAAAGCCATGACGCCTTCCTTGTGCCCGTCCGAATCCATCTGCGCGTACTGCGTGGGCTCCTCCCACGCGAGCTGCTCATCGAGCTGCCCTAGGGCTGTGCGGTTGATGGCCTCCTTGGCCTTGGCCAGGGCATCGCGCGGCGCGATGTGCAGGCGCTGCGCTAGCTGCAGCGCGGCCTCGAGGGCGTGGCCCTGGTGCGCGCGTTGGGCGACGATCCCAGCTGCCTCCGCTTCGGCGACACCGAGCTTGTCCTGGAGAAGTGCCAGTGCAAGTGCGCGGTGACGCCCGACGGAGGCGAGCGCGGTGAGGCTTACGCCGCCGTCGGGGATGAGGCCAATCTTGCCGAAAGGCAGCGTGAAATAGGATTCTTCACCAGCGACGATGAGATCACAGGCGAAGGCTAGCGAGGCACCTGCGCCAGCGGCCGCGCCTTCGACGGCGGCGAGGACGGGAATCTCGGCGGCCTGGATTTCGGTGACAAGCGCATTGAGCTGCGGCAGCATGGTGGACTCGGCAGGGTTAGGAGCTTTTCCCGCGGCCTGCGCGGCGGCTGCTGAGTGTGCGGCGGCGACCAGATCCGCGCCGGCGCAAAAGGCCGTCTCATCACCGGTGATGATGAGGGCGCGGACGGAGGGGTCTTGGGAGGCGGTGGCAAGCGCTGCAGAGAGTGCGAGACAATGCTCCTTGGCAATGGCATTGCGCCGCGCGGAGTTGTTGATCTGGGCTATGAGCGCTGAGCCTTCGCGGTGGGTGAGGATGGCGTCGGTCATGGATTAGTCCTTAACAAGCTCGGTGAGGGAGGAAATGATGCGTGCGGCATCGGCGGAAATGCGAGAGACGATGTCAGAACACGGAGCGACATCGTGGATAAGTCCCTGCGAGGTACCGCAGGTCCACACGCCGGCATCCAAATCACCAGTCTCGTAGACGGCACGGCCGCGCTTACCGGCGACGAGGTGGCGGATATCCTCGAAATCAGCGCCTTGGGCGAGGCGCTCGGCCACCTCATCGCTCACGGCATTCTTGGCCACGCGTGTGGAATTGCGCAATTCGCGGAGGATGAGCTGGGTATCCAGCTCGCTGCGCTCCACGATGGCCTGCTTGACGTTCTCATGCACTGGGGCTTCCGTGGAGGCCACGAAGCGGGTTCCCATGTTGATGCCCTCGGCGCCTAATGCCAGTGCGGCGGCTAGCCCGCGGCCGTCCGCGAAGCCACCCGAGGCCACGATGGGAATGTCCAGTTGGTCGGCGGCGGCGGGGATGAGGACGAGGCCCGGGATATCATCCTCGCCAGGGTGCCCGGCACATTCGAAGCCGTCGATGCTGACGATGTCCACGCCGACTTTCTGGGCGCTGAGCGCGTGCCGCACGGAGGTGCATTTGTGGATGACAGTGATGCCAGCATCCTTGAAAGCCGGCATGTGGTCCTTGGGGTTGTTACCGGCGGTTTCTGCGATCTTCACGCCTTCCTCAATGATGACGTCGCGGTACTCCGCATAGGGCGGTGGGGTGATTGCCGGCAGCATGGTGAGGTTGACACCGAAGGGCTTGTCCGTGAGCTCGTGGGTCCGGCGAATCTCGTGGCGCAGATCCTCCGGGGTGGGCTGGGTGAGCGCGGTGACGACGCCGAGGCCACCGGCGTTAGATACGGCTGCGGCGAGTTCGGCACGGCCGACCCACTGCATGCCGCCTTGGATGATGGGATGCTCGATGCCGAGCATCTCGGTAACACGGGTGGAAATCATGAGGATTGTGCTCCTTCGTGGTGAGGAAAGCGTGGGGGAGTGATGACTGAGTTCCTGAACTAAACGGCGGTGAATGGCTATTCGGAAAAATGGGAACGTAGTCGCTCGATAAGGTCATCGGATAGGGCGATGGGGCGGCGCGCGGAGACGTCGATAAGCACCAGCGTCGCCGTGGCAAACACGCACGGGGTGCCATCCTGAATGAGTTCGTGGGCGACTTGATAGGAGGTGTTTCCGATGCGGGAGATCCACACGCGAGCCTCGATGGAATCGGTGTAGGTGAGCTCGGCGTCATACTGGACTTCGAGGGATCGCACCACGTGAGCATAGGAATCGGTGGCGACAGGGCCGGTGAGAGTGGCGGCTGCACGGACACGCGCCTCCTCCAGGAGGGTGACCACTGTGGCGTTGTTGACGTGGGCGTTGGCGTCTTGGTCGGACCACCGCAAGGCGAGGGTTATGGGGATGGCGTTGGTGGGCGCGCGCATTGTTCCTCCTGGGGCGAGCGGGTAGAGTGATGTACATTACTATACATACGAATTGTGGTTCGTTGCTCGAATCGTGAGGAGAATGCCATGACGGATCTTCTGGGAATCGATGCTCTGCTGAGCGAAAAAGAAAAAGCTACCCGCGACCGCGTTGCCGCACTGGTGGATGAACACATCCGGCCGCATGTGGGGCAGTGGTACGAGGAAGCGATGCTGCCGGAGTCGATCTTCCCGGTGCTCGCGGAGGCTGGTCTGTTCGGAATGCACCTGGAAGGCTATGGCTGCGCCGGGCGCTCCGCGGTTGAATACGGACTAGCCATGCAGGAGCTGGAAGCAGGGGACTCCGGTATCCGCACGGTGGTATCGGTGCAAGGATCGCTGGCAATGTCGGCGATTTATAAGCACGGCTCGGAGGAGCAAAAGCAACACTGGCTTCCCAAGATGGCCGCCGGTGAGGTCATTGGTTGCTTCGGCCTGACGGAGCCGACCGCCGGCTCGGACCCGGCGGGCATGGCGACGGTGGCGCGCTACCGCTCCGGCGAATGGGTACTGGATGGTGCGAAGCGCTGGATTGGTTTAGCAAGCGTGGCTGGCGTGGCCATTATCTGGGCCAAGGTTTCTGAGGAGGATGCTTCCGCCGCCGGGGTGGAAGCGGGCGTGCGCGGGTTCATCGTGCCGACGTCTACGCCCGGCTTTAACGCCACCCCAATTACCCGCAAGCTGTCGATGCGCGCTTCTATCCAGTGCGATATTGAACTGGAAGGAGTTACCCTGCCTGCTGATGCACTGCTGCCCAAGCATCCAGGGCTCAAGGGTCCGTTCATGTGTCTCAACGAGGCACGCTTCGGTATCAGCTTCGGTGCCTTGGGTGCTGCTCGCGATTCCTTGGAGGTGGCGCTGCGGTATGCCAAGGAGCGCAAGCAGTTTGATCGCTCGCTGGCATCCTTCCAGCTCACCCAGCAGAAGCTGGTGGACATGGCGGTGGAGCTGAACAAGGGGCAGTTGCTGGCACTGAACCTGGGCCGCGCCAAGGATGCGGGCACGCTGGAGCCCTACCAGATTTCGGTGGGCAAGCTGGCTAACTGTCGCACCGCCATCGACATTTGCCGCCAAGCCCGCACCATCCTGGGCGGCAACGGTATCACCGCGGACTACTCGCCGCTGCGCCACGCCGCCAACCTAGAATCAGTGCGCACCTACGAGGGCACCGATGAGATCCACACGTTGATTCTGGGGCGCGTGCTGACGGGGGAGCAGGCGTTTAGTTAGCTTCTGGTGTCCTTCGGCTTCGGGGCGTTCGGATCGATCGGGCGGCCTTCAGCATCCAGATCATTGAGCTCGGCCAGCTCGGTGAAGTCCGCCTGGGCATCGGCGAAGCCCTCCTTCGGATCGATTTCATCGAAGTTGCGGATGGTGCCGTCGCGCTCGTCCTTGAACATGTCCTTGCCGTAGACGACGAGCACCATGATGATGCCGGCAGCGAAGCCCCAGGCGGCTCCCTGGGTAGCGAGAACGCCGGCGGTGACACCTGCGATGCCAAGATCCTTTTGGTTCTTGGATTCCATGATGCCCACGCGCACGGACACGAAGCCCTGGATGATGAGAGTCAGCGCCAGACCCACCGGCAGGATGGGCTCAACGAAGGAGGTGATCGGCAGCAGCAGAAGACCCACGTTGGTGCCCCAACGGAAGGAGCCCGCACCGCCGAAGATGGTGCGCATGGCGCGCTTGCCCTGCTTGTAGCGCTCGACGATGACCACGTGCATTGCCGCCCACAGCGGGCCACACATGGCGACGTCCGGTCCGATAATGGACATCAGCATGTTGCGGCCACCAAAAAGCAGGTGTGCGCGCGACGGGCTGTAGACCACGGCCTCGTCCGTGCGGACGTGGTCGGCTTCCTTGAGCACTGCGTTGGCCTGCAGGACGTCACCGAAGACGACGATGTAGGCAGCCAGCACCGTGGGGATGGCGGTAAGGAACATGTGCGCCGGCGGCAAACCAACGCCGAAGACGGTGTACTCAGACCACAGAGTGATGAAGTCCGGCTTGGAGAAACCCCACTCCACGTCCGGCCAGGGGGCCTCGCCCGCCAGCGGCGCGACAAAGACCGCGACGAAGATAGCAGGCAGGATGCCTAGCGAAGCCAGGAAGCGCCAGCCGGCGGCTTTCTGTCGCAGGGCTTGGAAGCCACGGGAGTACATGAGGAAGAAGGCCACGGCCACCGCGATGGTGATGGTAATGGGGAAGGAGTGGAAACGTCCGCCTTCCTGGAACACCGAGATGATGGCAGCGATACCAGCGCCAAGGACGATGCCGGAGCGCAAGCCAGAGGGGATGAGGCGGACGACCTTCGATGCCCATCCCGTTATGCCTAGCGTTAAGGAGAATATGCCCAGCATGAGCTGGAAGCTGATCAGCGCCCAGATGCGCTGCTCACCCTCCGGGAAGGTCTGGATGTAGACCGTCAACAGTGGAATGGCCGGGGTAATCCAGCCGGGGACAACTGGGTCGCCCAGGATGTGGTGGGTGAGGTAGAGAAGGCCATTGAGCATGACGACGGCCAGCGCCGCTTCGTAGGGCATGCCGAGGGCCTCAGTCATCAGGGGGATAGCGCCCAGGTCGACCACGCACATAAACAGGCCTTGGGCGAAGTCCGGCCATTCCATGCGGTAGTGCACGAAGGGGAGGCGGACATCGAAAGGCCCCATCTTCCAGTGGGGCGAAGCTTGACCGATGCCCTGGTCTTCAGGTTCGGTGGCTTCGGTGGTTTCGGCCATGACGGCCTCCTTTCAAAGAAAAGGGACCAAGCCCAGCGGGCGTGAAGCGCGCAGGGCTTGGTGAGGAAAGGTGAGAGATTTGTTGAGGTTTAGCCGAGCTCTGTTTAGTCGAACTCGATGATCTGGCGCAGGGCTGCACCGTCGGAGAGGCGGTCCATGGCGGTGTTGATGTCCTCGAGCTTGATGTGATCAGAGATGAGGGCCTCTGCGTTGAGCTTGCCCTCACGCCATAGCTGTTCGTACTTCGGGATATCCTTCGACGGAACGGAGGAACCCAGGTAGCAGCCGTGCACGCGGCGTGCTTCACCGGTCATTACGAGCGGGTCGATGGTGATGGTGGAGCCCGGTGCCGGCAGGCCAACGGTGACGGTCAGGCCGCCCGGTGCGGTGACCTTGTAAGCGGTCTCCAGTGCCTTCGGGTGGCCGGCAGCCTCCACGACGGCGGTGAACTTCTTGCCGGACTCTTCGGCTTCCTGTGGGGTCATGGCGGAGGTGGCGCCGATTTCGAGGGCCTTCTCGCACTTGTCCTTCTGCATGTCGATGCCCACGATCTCCTTCACGCCGAGTGCAGCGGCGGTAATGATCGCGGCCATGCCCACTCCACCGAGGCCAACGACAGCGATGCTGTCCTCCGGCTTCGGATCAATCTCGTTGAGGACGGCGCCGCCACCGGTGAGGATGGCGCAGCCGAGGATAGCGGCGATGTCCGCCGGGACATCGGAGCCCACCGGTACGACGGAGAGCTCGGAGACCACGGCGTGGGTGGCGAAGCCGGAGACACCGAGGTGGTGCTGAACCGTCTCACCGTTGCGGGTGAGGTGGCGGGTGCCGCGGATGAGGGTGCCCTCGTTGTTGGTCTTGGAGCCAACCTCACACGGCATCTTGCCGTCGGTCTTGCAGCCGGCACACTCGCCGCAGCGCGGGAGGAAGGTCATGACCACGTGGTCGCCAACCTTGACGTTGGTAACACCCGGGCCGATTTCCTCGACGATGCCGGCGGACTCGTGGCCTAGCAGCATCGGCAGCGGACGGGGGCGGTTGTTGTTGACCACGGAGAGGTCGGAGTGGCAGAGGCCGGCGGCGGTGATCTTGACCAGAATCTCGCCCTCGCCGGGAGCGGAGAGCTCGAGCTCGCTCACGGTGATGGGCTGAGAGTCGGCGTAGGGGCGCTCATCGCCGGAGCGCTCCAGAACGGCGCCGCGAATGGTAATCGTGTCAGACATTGATACCTCCAGACATCGGATGGGGTTAATGCATCGCAATGTACGCCACGTCACGTGGGGGAGGGTGAGAACGGTATGGGAAAAACTACACCCAATATATGTGCGGATGGAGAATTTTCTACCCGCTGAGCGCGTGAGCACGCAGCGCTACGAAAACATCGAGCCCGCGCTGGCCCACGGCCCACTCATCTCCCATGAGCTCAGCGATCCGGTCGAGTCGCTGGCGCACCGTATTGGGGTGGATAAACATGGCGCGAGCTGTTTGCGGGATGCTGTGGCCGGAGAGCAAGTAGTGGTGCGCGGTGTCGGTCAGCTCCGTGGAATGCTCTGCGTCATAACGCACCAACGGGCCGATCGTGCGCGTGGACAGCGCGCTCAACGCCTGCGGGTCCGCGCCCAAGATGAGGCCGACGGTGCCCAAGGTATCTTCGGTGACTAAGCGGCCTTGTACGCCGAGTGCTAAAGCTGACTCCAAGTAGGCCATAGCGGAATCGTGGGCGCTGCGTGCCGAATCCAGCCCGTCGAAGCCGATGGCAGAAACCGTCAAGTCAGAAAACTCAGACAGCAGCGGGGCCAGTGCCTTATCAATTGCTCGATCCGGCTGGTACAGCACGCATACGTGCTGGTCGTGGTGTGTGATAGCGGCATTTCCCGGCAGAAGGTGCTCTAGTTGCGGGCGAGTTGGCAAACTCTTTGCCGAGTGTAAGCCGACGAAATAGAGCTGTACCGAAGAATTCAGGCTGATTCCCGTTAGGTGGCGCAGACGAGCGATCTCCTCGCGCCCAGCATTACCCAGAGCCACGGCGTAGACGAGGTCATCGACTTTGCGCGCGGTGGCGTCGACAAGCGCTTCGGCAAAAAGAGCAATCGCAGTAAAGGCAGCGGAGGCATGGCTGATGACGCGCAGTTCGGCATCGCTGAGCTCTTTGTCCACGCCAATCGTGCCTAAGGCCCGCCCGTTGAACTCCACGGGGAAGGTACTGGTTGGGGGAGTGTTCGGGGCACCTTCCGTGGTCCACAGCATCACCGGTGCATCGAGGCTTTCAGCCAACACGCGTTCGAGTTCCTCAAAACTCGCGTTATTCATCAGCACGTGGAGCAGCTGCGTGTTGACGTCATTGAGCCACTGCAGTTCTTCGACATGGCGGCTGAGCGCAATCTGGGAGCGGGTCAACTCGGCCACGGATTCGCCTTGGCTCTCGATGACTTGCGCATTCTCCAGCGCCACGGAGGTAATAGAGCCAAGCACCTCGAGGGCCGCGATTTCTTCGTGCGTGTAGTGGCGGGGGTGGCGGTCGCCCACGAGCAGCGCGCCGATGGTGCGCCCGGCGATGCGGATCGGGGCGCCGAGGATTCCGCGGATTCCTTCGGCTTCTACCGCGCGGTCCACGTAATCCACGTGCGTAACGTTGGGATCTGCGGAATGGTCATAGGTCCACGCTGGGCGGTTGGTGGCGGCCACGATGCCGAGGACTCCGGAGCCCATCGGCATGTTGATGGTGCGGAATTCCTCCGTGACGACACCACTGGTGACCAGCACCTTGGTAAAGCCGGTGTCCTCATCGTTGAGGCTGAGATAGCCCACGTCGGTGCCGATGGTGGAGCGCGCGTGGCGCACGATGGCCTGGAAGATATCAGTCGATTCGCGGCCGGAGTTGAGCATGTGGGAGACGTCGAGCAGTTTGGTCGACATCACCCGCCATGTGTGGTTGGCGCGCATGGTCTCTTCGATGGCCCGAAGCGCGCCAAGCTCCTCGGCCGCCAGTTGCTCGCGCAGCTCGTCGGGGACACGGGTGCCGCTGGCGAGATGGGAGAGTACGGGGCCGAGGAGAGACATGCTCCCTAGTTTAGGGGGCTGGTCGGGGCGCCACCTACTTCCAGTGGGAAGAGGAACGCTTGGTCATCTGCTCGCGGTACTGCTGAGTGGTGGTGGGCAGGAGCTCACCGGTGGCCCAGTCCAGGATGACGCCGTAGTGGCGGACCAGGTCGAGCTGGTCCAGCTCGCCCGCGTTGTAGCGCTCTGCCACGGATTCCGGGTCCTCCGCCAGCTTGTCCAGGCGGGAGGAGCGAAGTTCCTCACGTAGCTTCGTGGTTTCCTCCTCATCGAGCTCGTACTCATCGATCTCGGGGTCGATGGCGTGGATGACAACGCCGTAGTCTTTGGCAGCACGGCCCACGGACACGTAACCGTCGATGACGTCCTCCAACACGGCCTGCGGGTCACGCTCCAGGGCATCGCCGAATCCGCCACCACCGGCAGAGGGGCGTTCGAAGGTATCGCCCGGGCCGACTGGCACGTTGGAGAAGAGCGCGCCGAGGTACTTCTCATCCGGGGTGCCGCGGTTGAGCCACACGCCCTGCGGGATAGACGGCAGACCACCCTCGATACCCCAGGTGACTGAACGGGAGCGGTCACAGCAGTAGCTCATCACGGTCTGGTTCGCGTCCGTGAGCACGCCGCCCTTGGATACGCCGACGCCGCCGCGGAACTTGCCGGGGCCGGCCGAGTCGGTGACCAGCGCGTGGTGGCTGGTGATCACAGGGGAGAGGCGCTCCTGGCCTTCCACCGGCTGGACCGCCAGGCCCGGACCGAAGACCGGTGCGGTAGCAGAAGAACCATCGCGGTCGACACGGCCACCCCAGCCGCCGGCCATCCAGTCGTACCACATGAAGAACTCACCTTTATCCTGTGGTTTCTTCGCATCACGCGTATCCCAGCCGCCGATGAGCAGGTACTCCAGGTTGAAGGCGCAAGCCATGGCGCGCTCCTGCATGAGCTGGGACCACAGCTCGAAGACGGCGTTCATGATCTTCTCGAAGGGGCCGGAACAGAAGCCGGTCACCGCGTGCGGCATTCCGGCGTTGACCACGGTTCCCTCTGGGCCGAGGTCGATGTCCATGGCGCGGTAAAGACCGGAGTTCAGTGGAACGTCGGGGAAGAAGGTCTTCGTACCGGCGACGATTCCAGAGAACGCGGAGCCATAGCCGGCGTTGAGGAAGCTGGCGACCGCCGGTGCGGAACCATCTAGTGAGTAAGAGAGGCGCCCGCCCTTGATGCGCATTGTCACCTTGATGGGAACCAGGCCTTCTTCCTTAGCGGGGTCGAGGTCGATGTAGTCGGTGGTGGACCACTCGCCGTCCTCCAAGTCGGCGACGCGGGCGCTGACGATGTCTTCCACGTAGTCCTGGACCTCACGCAGCGCGGTCCGCACGATGTCGACCGAGTACTTGTCCACGAGACGGTGGATTTCGCGCTCACAGACTGCGGTGGCTTCGGCCTGGGCCTTGAGGTCACCCATGACGATCTCTGAGCTACGGGTGTTGCCTGCTAGGAGCTTGGCCACGTCCTTGAGGAACACGCCCTTGGACCACACACGCACCGGAGTGATGCGCAGGCCCTCGGTGTAGTAGTTGGTGGCGGACACATCGAAGGAGCCCGGGACGGAGCCGCCGGCATCAGCCCAGTGGCCCTTGTTCTGCGCGAAGGCCAGCAGGGTGCCCTCGTAGAAGATGGGGCGCAGGAAGGACACGTCATTCATGTGCGTGCCGCCCTGGTAGGGGTCATTGATGGCGAAAACATCGCCTTCGTGGATGTCATCGCCGAATTCCTCGAGCACGGCCTGGCACTGGAAGTGCAGCGTGCCGACGTGGACGGCGATGTCCTGGTCACCCTGCATGACGGTGTTGCCTTCGGCGTCGCAGAGCGCGGAGGAGAAGTCGCGCGAATAAATAACGAAGGAATAGCAGGTGCGAAGAATCTGCTCGGACATGAGGTTGACCGAGGTGGCAAAGGCGTTCTTGAGTACCTCGAAGGTAACCGGGTCGAGCGTACGGCGGCTGGAAGAAGACGGCGACGGCTTCTGTGGCTGTGTCTGAGTAGTAGTCATGTCGATTCCTTT contains:
- a CDS encoding NAD(P)H-dependent flavin oxidoreductase, coding for MISTRVTEMLGIEHPIIQGGMQWVGRAELAAAVSNAGGLGVVTALTQPTPEDLRHEIRRTHELTDKPFGVNLTMLPAITPPPYAEYRDVIIEEGVKIAETAGNNPKDHMPAFKDAGITVIHKCTSVRHALSAQKVGVDIVSIDGFECAGHPGEDDIPGLVLIPAAADQLDIPIVASGGFADGRGLAAALALGAEGINMGTRFVASTEAPVHENVKQAIVERSELDTQLILRELRNSTRVAKNAVSDEVAERLAQGADFEDIRHLVAGKRGRAVYETGDLDAGVWTCGTSQGLIHDVAPCSDIVSRISADAARIISSLTELVKD
- a CDS encoding IS1249 family transposase translates to MANRNRPSCDVCGHGLVKNGKTAAGTQRWLCPKCNVSSINTRAHASEIRHFKIFIDWILSGESADHLAKRLGVTRRTLTRWFKLLWFITVPTSSDPYRVYDQVFIDGTYFHKKCLLVACTNTHVIAWHWCLRESSYEYLKLLDKIAQPLIVTTDGAGGALKALRTKWPDVAIQRCLVHVQRNTFADISRNPIHPAHKAIRKLGYMLVQVRNREDAARFTAAVHHTRITFADWLKERTYRSAIPAGQVPKWVSPNQKWWYTHRNARRALKRLEKLIHAGQLFTFLDPPEGVTQDLKATTNLLEGGINKQLKDLAGNHRGMFDEHQRITMDWWLYTHTEDPVAPLELAKQQDFGRQGEKAARAAWAREELTRRGHPDGRPATYDIHIDSEWNPSLGIRKGWAGRS
- a CDS encoding MmcQ/YjbR family DNA-binding protein; the protein is MNSCSSGSSALDLHSSATAHAMELPGATLTHPFGPDWDVFKVRGKVFLLLTAVTGRQQAILKADPLDAEALRSEHSFITPGYHMNKRHWVSVHPAPQLTPKLLAELVTDSYRLVVEKLPRSQRPIDPSTFG
- a CDS encoding acyl-CoA dehydrogenase family protein; translated protein: MTDLLGIDALLSEKEKATRDRVAALVDEHIRPHVGQWYEEAMLPESIFPVLAEAGLFGMHLEGYGCAGRSAVEYGLAMQELEAGDSGIRTVVSVQGSLAMSAIYKHGSEEQKQHWLPKMAAGEVIGCFGLTEPTAGSDPAGMATVARYRSGEWVLDGAKRWIGLASVAGVAIIWAKVSEEDASAAGVEAGVRGFIVPTSTPGFNATPITRKLSMRASIQCDIELEGVTLPADALLPKHPGLKGPFMCLNEARFGISFGALGAARDSLEVALRYAKERKQFDRSLASFQLTQQKLVDMAVELNKGQLLALNLGRAKDAGTLEPYQISVGKLANCRTAIDICRQARTILGGNGITADYSPLRHAANLESVRTYEGTDEIHTLILGRVLTGEQAFS
- a CDS encoding alcohol dehydrogenase catalytic domain-containing protein translates to MSDTITIRGAVLERSGDERPYADSQPITVSELELSAPGEGEILVKITAAGLCHSDLSVVNNNRPRPLPMLLGHESAGIVEEIGPGVTNVKVGDHVVMTFLPRCGECAGCKTDGKMPCEVGSKTNNEGTLIRGTRHLTRNGETVQHHLGVSGFATHAVVSELSVVPVGSDVPADIAAILGCAILTGGGAVLNEIDPKPEDSIAVVGLGGVGMAAIITAAALGVKEIVGIDMQKDKCEKALEIGATSAMTPQEAEESGKKFTAVVEAAGHPKALETAYKVTAPGGLTVTVGLPAPGSTITIDPLVMTGEARRVHGCYLGSSVPSKDIPKYEQLWREGKLNAEALISDHIKLEDINTAMDRLSDGAALRQIIEFD
- a CDS encoding helix-turn-helix domain-containing protein; the protein is MSLLGPVLSHLASGTRVPDELREQLAAEELGALRAIEETMRANHTWRVMSTKLLDVSHMLNSGRESTDIFQAIVRHARSTIGTDVGYLSLNDEDTGFTKVLVTSGVVTEEFRTINMPMGSGVLGIVAATNRPAWTYDHSADPNVTHVDYVDRAVEAEGIRGILGAPIRIAGRTIGALLVGDRHPRHYTHEEIAALEVLGSITSVALENAQVIESQGESVAELTRSQIALSRHVEELQWLNDVNTQLLHVLMNNASFEELERVLAESLDAPVMLWTTEGAPNTPPTSTFPVEFNGRALGTIGVDKELSDAELRVISHASAAFTAIALFAEALVDATARKVDDLVYAVALGNAGREEIARLRHLTGISLNSSVQLYFVGLHSAKSLPTRPQLEHLLPGNAAITHHDQHVCVLYQPDRAIDKALAPLLSEFSDLTVSAIGFDGLDSARSAHDSAMAYLESALALGVQGRLVTEDTLGTVGLILGADPQALSALSTRTIGPLVRYDAEHSTELTDTAHHYLLSGHSIPQTARAMFIHPNTVRQRLDRIAELMGDEWAVGQRGLDVFVALRAHALSG
- a CDS encoding acyl-CoA thioesterase, translated to MRAPTNAIPITLALRWSDQDANAHVNNATVVTLLEEARVRAAATLTGPVATDSYAHVVRSLEVQYDAELTYTDSIEARVWISRIGNTSYQVAHELIQDGTPCVFATATLVLIDVSARRPIALSDDLIERLRSHFSE
- a CDS encoding enoyl-CoA hydratase-related protein; this encodes MTDAILTHREGSALIAQINNSARRNAIAKEHCLALSAALATASQDPSVRALIITGDETAFCAGADLVAAAHSAAAAQAAGKAPNPAESTMLPQLNALVTEIQAAEIPVLAAVEGAAAGAGASLAFACDLIVAGEESYFTLPFGKIGLIPDGGVSLTALASVGRHRALALALLQDKLGVAEAEAAGIVAQRAHQGHALEAALQLAQRLHIAPRDALAKAKEAINRTALGQLDEQLAWEEPTQYAQMDSDGHKEGVMAFLEKRPARFD
- a CDS encoding hydantoinase B/oxoprolinase family protein — protein: MTTTQTQPQKPSPSSSSRRTLDPVTFEVLKNAFATSVNLMSEQILRTCYSFVIYSRDFSSALCDAEGNTVMQGDQDIAVHVGTLHFQCQAVLEEFGDDIHEGDVFAINDPYQGGTHMNDVSFLRPIFYEGTLLAFAQNKGHWADAGGSVPGSFDVSATNYYTEGLRITPVRVWSKGVFLKDVAKLLAGNTRSSEIVMGDLKAQAEATAVCEREIHRLVDKYSVDIVRTALREVQDYVEDIVSARVADLEDGEWSTTDYIDLDPAKEEGLVPIKVTMRIKGGRLSYSLDGSAPAVASFLNAGYGSAFSGIVAGTKTFFPDVPLNSGLYRAMDIDLGPEGTVVNAGMPHAVTGFCSGPFEKIMNAVFELWSQLMQERAMACAFNLEYLLIGGWDTRDAKKPQDKGEFFMWYDWMAGGWGGRVDRDGSSATAPVFGPGLAVQPVEGQERLSPVITSHHALVTDSAGPGKFRGGVGVSKGGVLTDANQTVMSYCCDRSRSVTWGIEGGLPSIPQGVWLNRGTPDEKYLGALFSNVPVGPGDTFERPSAGGGGFGDALERDPQAVLEDVIDGYVSVGRAAKDYGVVIHAIDPEIDEYELDEEETTKLREELRSSRLDKLAEDPESVAERYNAGELDQLDLVRHYGVILDWATGELLPTTTQQYREQMTKRSSSHWK